In the Sphingomonas sp. LM7 genome, one interval contains:
- a CDS encoding ankyrin repeat domain-containing protein, translating into MGFRVFRVAAAAALALTAFPAAAQQFSDGYEFLKAVRDTDGTKVNKFLLDRSLRIVNTKDKGTGEGALHIVARRSDALYLRALLQADDVNPNLQDNRGNTALLLAIDQNWIEGVGILVKYRANVNLANNAGVTPLIRAVQMHNAELVRQLLDAKADPDRADFGSGKSARDYAREGTRWPNIAKLLAEAPKAGAKSGGVGPSN; encoded by the coding sequence ATGGGTTTTCGTGTGTTCCGCGTAGCCGCTGCCGCCGCATTGGCGCTCACGGCCTTCCCCGCTGCCGCGCAGCAATTTTCGGACGGCTATGAATTCCTCAAGGCAGTGCGCGATACCGACGGCACCAAGGTCAACAAATTCCTGCTCGATCGCTCGCTTCGAATCGTCAACACCAAAGACAAGGGCACCGGCGAGGGCGCGCTGCATATCGTCGCCAGGCGCTCCGACGCGCTGTACCTGCGCGCGCTGCTCCAGGCCGACGACGTCAATCCCAATCTGCAGGACAATCGCGGCAACACCGCGCTGCTCCTGGCGATCGACCAGAACTGGATCGAGGGCGTCGGGATCCTGGTCAAGTACCGCGCCAATGTGAACCTCGCCAACAATGCCGGGGTCACGCCGCTGATCCGCGCGGTGCAGATGCACAATGCCGAACTGGTCCGCCAGTTGCTCGACGCCAAGGCCGACCCCGACCGCGCCGATTTCGGCAGCGGCAAGTCCGCGCGCGACTATGCCCGCGAAGGCACCCGCTGGCCCAACATCGCCAAGCTGCTCGCCGAAGCGCCCAAGGCCGGCGCGAAGTCGGGCGGCGTCGGCCCTTCGAACTAG
- a CDS encoding MmcB family DNA repair protein, translating into MTSPAVLLSDAPLVASDVARGVTRMFLRHDIATIAEVPLDGGRRADLMALDARGNIVIVEIKVSRADLLGDAKWSDYLAHCDRFFWAVPAGFDLRPFEQEGFLPARAGLIVADRYDAAVVREAATVPLASATRRKCTLAFARRAARRVTHLLDPDAEQVF; encoded by the coding sequence ATGACCTCCCCGGCTGTTTTGCTATCCGACGCACCGCTCGTGGCGAGCGACGTCGCCCGCGGCGTGACGCGGATGTTCTTGCGCCACGACATCGCGACGATCGCCGAAGTGCCGCTCGACGGCGGCCGGCGGGCCGACCTGATGGCGCTCGACGCGCGCGGCAATATCGTCATCGTCGAGATCAAGGTGTCGCGCGCCGATCTGCTCGGCGACGCCAAATGGAGCGACTATCTCGCGCATTGCGACCGCTTCTTCTGGGCGGTGCCCGCGGGGTTCGACTTGCGGCCGTTCGAGCAGGAGGGGTTCCTGCCTGCGCGCGCCGGGCTGATCGTCGCCGACCGCTATGATGCCGCGGTGGTGCGCGAGGCGGCGACGGTGCCGCTCGCGAGCGCGACGCGCAGGAAGTGCACTTTGGCATTCGCGCGCCGGGCTGCGCGCCGGGTGACGCACCTGCTCGATCCCGACGCCGAGCAGGTCTTCTGA
- a CDS encoding cell wall hydrolase: protein MKFMPRAATFAAVTFCAGALANAATLDADLASQAAQVQAVNTQEHHVVPAPTIVAQPVLKQDGEIVQPLPQAALQEDQDFATLSAAVAAHEGGGDASAELNCLAVGVYYEAKSEPLAGQLAVADVIINRTESGRFPKSICSVITQRGQFSFVRGGKLPTPPANAQWRKALAVAKVAQKDLWDSPADDALYFHARYVKPSWNRPRVATVGNHVFYR from the coding sequence ATGAAGTTCATGCCACGCGCCGCGACTTTCGCGGCTGTGACTTTCTGCGCTGGCGCACTAGCGAATGCAGCCACGCTCGACGCCGACCTGGCGAGCCAAGCGGCCCAGGTTCAGGCAGTCAACACTCAGGAACATCATGTTGTTCCCGCGCCGACGATCGTGGCGCAGCCGGTCCTGAAGCAGGACGGCGAGATCGTACAGCCGCTGCCCCAGGCAGCGCTCCAGGAAGATCAGGATTTTGCCACGCTCTCCGCCGCGGTTGCCGCGCACGAGGGTGGCGGCGATGCCAGTGCCGAGCTCAATTGCCTTGCGGTCGGCGTCTATTACGAAGCGAAGAGCGAGCCGCTCGCCGGCCAGCTCGCGGTTGCCGACGTGATCATCAACCGTACCGAATCGGGCCGCTTTCCCAAGTCGATCTGCTCGGTAATCACCCAGCGCGGCCAGTTCTCGTTCGTCCGCGGCGGCAAGCTGCCGACCCCGCCGGCCAATGCCCAGTGGCGCAAGGCGCTCGCCGTGGCCAAGGTCGCGCAGAAGGATTTGTGGGACAGCCCCGCCGACGACGCGCTCTATTTCCACGCCCGCTATGTGAAGCCGAGCTGGAACCGCCCGCGCGTCGCCACGGTCGGCAATCACGTTTTCTATCGCTGA
- a CDS encoding DUF1491 family protein, producing the protein MTARLTSAVLVSALVRRVNQAGGSAMVLAKGDATAGAILVLTYQKGTNPRFFERGLGPQGVPALIASGPQDIGDAAAVSAYWQRRRGFDSDLWVVELDIAEAERFAAETFDLY; encoded by the coding sequence ATGACGGCGCGGCTGACGAGCGCGGTGCTGGTGAGCGCGCTGGTGCGGCGCGTGAACCAGGCCGGCGGATCGGCGATGGTGCTTGCGAAAGGCGACGCTACCGCCGGCGCAATCCTGGTCCTGACGTATCAAAAGGGCACGAATCCGCGCTTCTTCGAACGCGGGCTCGGGCCGCAGGGCGTACCGGCGCTGATCGCGTCGGGACCTCAAGATATTGGGGATGCGGCGGCCGTCAGCGCCTATTGGCAGCGTCGCCGCGGGTTCGACTCGGATCTGTGGGTGGTCGAACTGGATATCGCGGAAGCCGAACGCTTCGCCGCTGAAACGTTCGACCTTTATTGA
- a CDS encoding PaaI family thioesterase — MTPPEPRPEPRGAEAHFRALESLYAAAPINRLFESVLEIAEGGVARIRFDIDSRFFHAAGAVHGTSYFKMLDDAAFYAANSLVTDRFLLTTAFNLLFTKPLGEGPVIAEGRWVSGQRRVFVAEARLIDASGEEAARGTGTFMRSRIPLASLPGYRPE, encoded by the coding sequence GTGACGCCGCCTGAGCCGCGCCCCGAGCCTCGCGGCGCCGAGGCACATTTCCGCGCGCTGGAGTCGCTCTACGCCGCCGCGCCGATCAACCGGCTGTTCGAATCGGTGCTCGAGATCGCCGAGGGCGGTGTCGCGCGCATCCGCTTCGACATCGACTCGCGGTTCTTCCACGCCGCCGGCGCGGTGCATGGGACGAGCTATTTCAAGATGCTCGACGATGCCGCCTTCTATGCCGCGAACAGCCTGGTCACCGATCGTTTCCTGCTGACCACGGCATTCAACCTGCTGTTCACCAAGCCGCTGGGCGAAGGCCCGGTGATCGCCGAGGGCCGCTGGGTCAGCGGCCAGCGCCGGGTGTTCGTGGCCGAGGCGCGGCTGATAGACGCCAGCGGCGAGGAAGCGGCGCGCGGCACAGGTACGTTCATGCGTTCGCGGATCCCGCTCGCCTCGCTGCCCGGCTATCGGCCGGAATGA
- a CDS encoding PTS sugar transporter subunit IIA translates to MTELSDLLTPEAVLAGMAAANKKTLFQQLGAAAANAYEVDARQVTDGLTLREKLGSTGFGSGIAIPHAKLEGLRHVVGVFVRLNQPVDFAAIDDLPVDLIFMLLSPVGAGAEHLKALACVSRKLRDRNFAAKLRGAGSPDALFALLAGVETRDAA, encoded by the coding sequence ATGACCGAACTCAGCGATTTGCTGACGCCCGAGGCGGTGCTCGCCGGCATGGCGGCGGCAAACAAGAAGACCCTGTTCCAGCAACTCGGCGCCGCGGCGGCGAATGCCTATGAAGTCGACGCCAGGCAGGTGACCGACGGCCTGACCCTGCGCGAGAAGCTGGGATCGACCGGCTTCGGCTCGGGAATCGCGATCCCGCACGCCAAGCTCGAAGGATTGCGCCACGTCGTCGGCGTCTTCGTCCGGCTCAACCAGCCGGTCGATTTCGCGGCGATCGACGATCTGCCCGTCGACTTGATATTCATGCTGCTCTCGCCGGTGGGTGCGGGCGCGGAGCATCTCAAGGCGCTGGCCTGCGTCTCGCGCAAGCTGCGCGACCGCAATTTCGCCGCCAAGCTGCGCGGTGCGGGTTCGCCCGACGCCTTGTTCGCGCTGCTGGCCGGCGTGGAGACGCGTGACGCCGCCTGA
- the hpf gene encoding ribosome hibernation-promoting factor, HPF/YfiA family: protein MDIRVSGHQVETGEALKTLVTERLQGIADKYFSRSISAHTTFGKGPHDNGFTCDIVMHVMQGLVLKSSNTGMEANGAFDGAANRIDKQLRRYTSRLKDRQAGAVIALAENGAYDAGYTLFQETTQEEEPADAPLIIAETRVDVPEATVSDAVMMLDLRHTNALLFRNTATGTHNMVYRRGDGTIGWVEPNRT, encoded by the coding sequence ATGGATATCCGAGTCTCAGGCCATCAGGTCGAAACCGGCGAAGCGCTCAAGACGCTGGTCACCGAACGACTCCAGGGTATCGCCGACAAATATTTCTCGCGGTCGATTTCGGCACACACCACCTTCGGCAAGGGACCGCACGACAACGGCTTCACCTGCGACATCGTCATGCACGTCATGCAGGGGCTGGTGCTCAAATCTTCGAACACCGGCATGGAAGCCAATGGCGCGTTCGACGGCGCCGCCAATCGCATCGACAAGCAGCTGCGCCGCTACACCAGCCGATTGAAGGATCGCCAGGCAGGCGCGGTGATCGCGCTCGCCGAGAACGGCGCGTACGACGCCGGCTACACGCTGTTCCAGGAGACCACGCAGGAAGAAGAGCCTGCCGACGCACCCCTGATCATCGCCGAGACGCGCGTCGACGTGCCCGAGGCGACGGTTTCGGACGCAGTGATGATGCTCGATCTTCGGCATACCAATGCGCTGCTGTTCCGCAATACCGCGACCGGCACGCACAACATGGTCTATCGCCGCGGCGACGGGACGATCGGCTGGGTCGAGCCCAACCGGACCTAG
- the dnaQ gene encoding DNA polymerase III subunit epsilon — protein MREIVFDTETTGLSFAGGDRLVEIGCIELVNRVPTGKHLHRYVNPQRDMPAEAERVHGLSARFLSDKPLFHDVVEDIIEFLGDCPLVAHNAGFDFAFLNGELGRCGRPVICTTRMVDTLAIARVKHPGAKHTLDALCSRYGIDLSARTLHGALLDAQLLAQVYVELTGGRQITLGLAVDAPVMRETPAEASTRVHVRPARHFAASAVELERHAAFVQGLEEPLWALTASG, from the coding sequence ATGCGCGAAATCGTGTTCGATACGGAAACTACGGGGCTCAGCTTCGCGGGCGGAGACCGGCTGGTCGAGATCGGGTGCATCGAGCTGGTCAACCGCGTGCCGACCGGCAAGCACCTGCATCGGTACGTCAATCCGCAGCGCGACATGCCGGCCGAGGCCGAGCGCGTCCACGGCCTCAGCGCGCGCTTCCTGTCGGACAAGCCGCTGTTCCACGACGTGGTCGAGGACATCATCGAGTTTCTCGGCGACTGTCCGCTGGTCGCGCACAATGCCGGATTCGACTTCGCCTTTCTGAACGGAGAGCTGGGGCGGTGCGGGCGGCCGGTGATCTGTACGACCCGGATGGTCGATACGCTGGCGATTGCGCGCGTGAAGCATCCCGGCGCCAAGCACACGCTCGACGCCCTGTGCTCACGCTATGGCATCGATCTCAGCGCGCGCACGCTCCACGGGGCGCTGCTCGATGCGCAGCTGCTGGCGCAGGTCTATGTCGAGCTGACCGGCGGCCGCCAGATCACGCTGGGCCTCGCCGTCGATGCGCCGGTGATGCGCGAGACGCCGGCCGAGGCCTCGACTCGGGTCCATGTGCGGCCCGCGCGGCATTTTGCGGCATCGGCTGTGGAACTTGAGCGCCACGCAGCCTTTGTCCAAGGGTTGGAGGAGCCGCTCTGGGCCCTGACCGCATCCGGCTGA
- the coaE gene encoding dephospho-CoA kinase (Dephospho-CoA kinase (CoaE) performs the final step in coenzyme A biosynthesis.), which produces MITVGLTGSIGMGKSTVAQMFVDEGVPVFDADETVHALQGPGRALVQAIEAAFPGTTGAEGVNRAALREVVFGDEAAFCRLEAMVHPAVAAERDAFLAANADAPVVVLDVPLLFEAGGWAGVDKIVVVSAPPEVQRDRVLGRPGMTAERFEAILVRQLPDAEKRRRADFVICTDAPIEETREKVRAVLTCLTTPAGG; this is translated from the coding sequence ATGATCACGGTCGGCCTCACCGGGTCGATCGGCATGGGCAAGTCGACCGTGGCGCAGATGTTCGTCGATGAAGGCGTGCCGGTGTTCGACGCCGACGAGACTGTCCACGCGTTGCAGGGGCCCGGCCGCGCGCTGGTCCAAGCGATCGAGGCTGCCTTCCCCGGCACGACCGGCGCCGAGGGGGTGAATCGAGCGGCGTTGCGCGAAGTCGTGTTCGGCGACGAGGCGGCGTTTTGCCGGCTCGAGGCAATGGTCCACCCGGCGGTGGCGGCCGAGCGCGATGCGTTTCTCGCGGCCAATGCCGACGCGCCGGTGGTGGTGCTCGACGTGCCGTTGCTGTTCGAGGCGGGCGGCTGGGCCGGCGTCGACAAGATCGTCGTCGTCTCGGCACCGCCCGAAGTGCAGCGCGACCGTGTTCTGGGCCGCCCGGGCATGACTGCCGAGCGGTTCGAGGCGATCCTCGTCCGCCAGCTTCCCGACGCCGAGAAGCGCCGCCGTGCCGACTTCGTGATTTGTACCGACGCGCCGATCGAAGAAACCCGTGAAAAGGTACGCGCGGTCCTCACTTGCCTCACGACGCCGGCGGGAGGATAA
- the aroE gene encoding shikimate dehydrogenase: MTLPRRGSGQAYAEVIGDPIAHSKSPLIHGFWLNALGIDAEYRATHVTPDGLGAYFEAKREDPDWRGTNITLPHKQAALDHVEDRGDVRGSIGAINTVVRAEDGVLIGTNTDAGGFYAPIAGLDLEGRHAAVIGAGGGARAILFALSRVGIGRVTILNRNVLKAAALLSSFGIKGDAVPLRSPLPPVDLLVNASALGMVGQPPLELDLAPLPEDAVVYDIVYAPLETPLLAQARARELDTVDGLDMLIGQAALAFELFFGAEPPRDRDEEVRDLLTK, translated from the coding sequence ATGACGCTCCCTCGACGAGGCTCGGGACAGGCTTATGCCGAAGTGATCGGCGATCCGATCGCGCATTCCAAGTCGCCGTTGATCCACGGCTTCTGGCTGAATGCGCTCGGCATCGACGCCGAATATCGCGCGACGCATGTCACGCCCGACGGGCTCGGCGCCTATTTCGAGGCGAAGCGAGAGGATCCCGACTGGCGCGGGACGAACATTACCCTCCCGCACAAACAGGCGGCGCTCGATCATGTCGAGGATCGCGGCGACGTTCGCGGCTCGATCGGCGCGATCAACACGGTGGTCCGCGCCGAGGACGGCGTGCTGATCGGAACCAATACCGATGCCGGCGGCTTCTACGCACCGATCGCCGGGCTCGATCTCGAAGGGCGCCACGCCGCGGTGATCGGCGCGGGGGGCGGCGCGCGCGCGATCCTGTTCGCCCTGTCGCGGGTCGGGATCGGCCGGGTGACGATCCTCAACCGCAACGTGCTCAAGGCGGCGGCGCTGCTGTCGAGCTTCGGGATCAAGGGCGACGCCGTTCCGCTGCGCAGCCCGCTTCCTCCGGTGGATCTGCTGGTCAATGCCAGTGCGCTCGGCATGGTCGGCCAGCCGCCGCTCGAACTCGATCTGGCGCCGCTTCCCGAAGACGCAGTGGTCTATGACATCGTCTATGCGCCGCTGGAGACGCCCCTGCTGGCCCAGGCACGCGCCCGCGAGCTCGACACGGTCGATGGCCTCGACATGCTGATCGGGCAGGCCGCGCTCGCCTTCGAGCTGTTTTTCGGTGCCGAGCCGCCGCGCGACCGCGACGAGGAAGTCAGGGACTTGCTGACCAAATGA
- a CDS encoding Maf family protein codes for MLDAAGVPYEAVAAQVDEASAKDSLIAGGISARDLSDALAELKALKVSRLAPGSLVLGCDSVVALDDGTLLDKPVSRENAAEHLRMMSGRHHDLYSAAVIAEGGRGIWRHVDRARMHVRSLSEDFIQSYLDAEWPAIGGCVGCYRMEGPGVQLFSRTEGSHFTILGMPILPLLDYLRVRGVLTS; via the coding sequence ATGCTCGACGCCGCGGGCGTGCCGTACGAAGCGGTCGCCGCGCAAGTGGACGAGGCTTCGGCCAAGGACTCGCTGATCGCCGGGGGCATTTCCGCCCGCGACTTGTCCGATGCGCTCGCCGAACTGAAGGCGCTCAAGGTATCGCGGCTTGCGCCCGGCTCGTTGGTCCTCGGCTGCGATTCGGTAGTGGCGCTCGACGACGGGACGCTGCTCGACAAGCCGGTGAGCCGCGAGAACGCCGCCGAGCATCTCCGGATGATGTCGGGCCGGCACCATGATCTCTACAGCGCGGCGGTGATCGCCGAGGGCGGGCGCGGGATCTGGCGGCATGTCGATCGCGCGCGGATGCATGTGCGGTCGCTGTCGGAGGACTTCATCCAATCCTATCTCGACGCCGAATGGCCCGCGATCGGCGGCTGCGTCGGCTGCTATCGGATGGAGGGGCCCGGCGTGCAGCTGTTCAGCCGCACCGAAGGCAGCCATTTCACGATTCTCGGTATGCCGATTTTACCGCTGCTCGACTATCTGCGCGTTCGCGGAGTTTTGACGTCATGA
- a CDS encoding pyruvate, water dikinase regulatory protein, producing MRLHLHLLSDSTGETLENIAKAALAQFDDVETLRHFWPMVRSEAHLERILEEIAQNPGLVIFTLVNNDVRRTLESRCRAMGLPAIAPLDAVSNALSNLLGQEAKARPGRQHTLDAAYFARVDAIQFTMAHDDGIGAEDWEECDIVLAGVSRSSKTPTSIYLANRGYKTANIPVVVESPPPPELFTLRHPLVVGLTTSADRLVAIRRNRLLSLNQATETSYVDQDSVQREIAFARRMFADNGWPVIDVTRRSIEETAAAIIQLCNERALKARDA from the coding sequence ATGCGCCTCCATCTTCACCTTCTGTCGGACTCAACCGGCGAGACTTTGGAGAATATCGCCAAGGCTGCACTGGCGCAGTTCGACGATGTCGAGACGCTGCGCCATTTCTGGCCGATGGTGCGCAGCGAGGCGCATCTCGAGCGGATTCTCGAGGAAATCGCCCAGAATCCGGGACTCGTGATCTTCACCCTGGTCAACAACGACGTCCGCCGCACGCTGGAAAGCCGCTGCCGCGCGATGGGACTGCCCGCGATCGCGCCGCTCGATGCAGTGAGCAATGCCCTCTCCAACCTGCTCGGCCAGGAGGCCAAGGCGCGGCCGGGGCGGCAGCACACCCTGGACGCCGCCTATTTCGCGCGCGTCGATGCGATCCAGTTCACCATGGCGCATGACGACGGGATCGGCGCCGAGGACTGGGAGGAATGCGATATCGTCCTCGCCGGCGTGTCGCGATCGTCCAAGACGCCGACATCGATCTACCTCGCCAATCGCGGCTACAAGACCGCCAACATCCCGGTGGTGGTCGAATCGCCGCCGCCGCCCGAATTGTTCACGCTGCGCCATCCGCTGGTCGTCGGCCTGACCACCAGCGCCGACCGGCTGGTGGCGATCCGCCGCAACCGGCTGCTGTCGCTCAACCAGGCGACGGAGACGAGCTATGTCGACCAGGATTCGGTCCAGCGCGAGATCGCCTTTGCCCGCCGCATGTTCGCCGACAATGGCTGGCCGGTGATCGACGTCACCCGGCGCTCGATCGAGGAGACCGCGGCGGCGATCATCCAGCTGTGCAACGAGCGGGCCTTGAAGGCGCGCGACGCATGA
- the hemE gene encoding uroporphyrinogen decarboxylase: MQPASSKPLLATLKGERQSIPPIWLMRQAGRYLPEYRALREEKGGFLALAMDSDAAAEITLQPIRRFDMDGAILFSDILIVPMALGQDLWFETGEGPRLAPTVQARDVLEGLQAAPEKLEPVYGTVRRVAAQLPPQTSFLGFAGSPWTVATYMIAGQGSREQAEARRLAYRDTALMQAMVDRIAECTIDYLLGQIAAGVEAVQLFDSWSGSLSPAQFEQWVIAPTARIVAALHERAPGIPVIGFPKGAGGKLPAYARETGVDAIGVDETVDPVWAHASLPENMSVQGNLDPLALIAGGATLDTAIDRILSAFAERPHVFNLGHGILPDTPIAHVEQLLARVRGGKA; this comes from the coding sequence ATGCAACCTGCCAGTTCCAAGCCCCTGCTCGCGACTCTCAAGGGCGAGCGTCAGTCGATTCCGCCGATCTGGCTGATGCGCCAGGCGGGACGCTATCTCCCCGAATATCGCGCGTTGCGGGAGGAAAAGGGCGGCTTCCTTGCACTGGCGATGGACAGCGATGCCGCGGCGGAAATCACCCTCCAGCCGATCCGCCGATTCGACATGGATGGCGCGATTCTATTTTCAGACATATTGATCGTGCCGATGGCGCTGGGGCAGGACCTGTGGTTCGAAACCGGCGAAGGTCCGCGCCTGGCCCCTACCGTCCAGGCCCGTGACGTGCTGGAAGGGCTCCAGGCGGCGCCTGAGAAGCTCGAACCCGTCTATGGCACCGTGCGGCGTGTCGCAGCGCAATTGCCCCCTCAGACCAGCTTCCTGGGCTTTGCAGGCAGTCCCTGGACCGTCGCGACTTATATGATCGCCGGGCAGGGCAGCCGCGAACAGGCCGAGGCGCGCCGGCTCGCGTATCGCGACACCGCACTGATGCAGGCGATGGTCGATCGTATCGCCGAATGCACGATCGACTATCTGCTCGGCCAGATCGCGGCCGGGGTCGAGGCGGTGCAGCTGTTCGACAGCTGGTCGGGCAGCCTTTCTCCCGCGCAGTTCGAGCAATGGGTGATCGCGCCGACCGCGCGGATCGTCGCCGCGCTGCATGAACGCGCACCGGGTATCCCGGTGATCGGCTTTCCCAAAGGTGCCGGCGGGAAGCTCCCTGCCTATGCCCGCGAGACCGGCGTCGATGCAATCGGCGTTGACGAGACAGTCGACCCGGTATGGGCACACGCATCGTTGCCTGAGAACATGTCGGTGCAGGGCAATCTCGATCCGCTCGCGCTGATTGCGGGTGGCGCGACGCTCGACACGGCTATCGACCGCATCCTTTCCGCTTTCGCCGAGCGCCCGCATGTATTCAATCTTGGCCACGGCATCCTGCCCGACACACCGATCGCGCATGTCGAGCAATTGCTGGCGCGGGTGCGGGGAGGCAAGGCGTGA
- a CDS encoding CopD family protein has translation MTGWLGNAYLWVKAFHIIFVIFWMAGLFLLPRYLVHHQEALGTPEAVAWEKREGTLRRMILSPSMILVWLLGIALAANVGLFDGQPGLGWLHAKLLLVLALSGYHGWAVGYSKKLAKGQGNIAPRRLRMLNEIPALAAVLIVILAVVKPF, from the coding sequence GTGACCGGGTGGCTCGGCAACGCCTATTTGTGGGTCAAGGCGTTCCATATCATCTTCGTAATCTTCTGGATGGCGGGGCTTTTTCTGCTGCCACGCTATCTCGTCCATCACCAGGAAGCGCTCGGCACGCCTGAGGCAGTGGCGTGGGAAAAGCGCGAGGGGACGCTTCGCCGGATGATCCTCAGTCCCTCGATGATCTTGGTCTGGCTGCTCGGCATCGCCCTCGCCGCCAATGTCGGGTTGTTCGATGGCCAACCTGGTCTTGGCTGGCTCCATGCCAAGCTGCTCCTCGTGCTCGCGTTGAGCGGCTATCATGGCTGGGCGGTCGGCTATTCGAAGAAGCTGGCCAAGGGGCAGGGCAATATCGCACCGCGCCGCTTGCGCATGCTGAATGAGATCCCCGCTCTTGCCGCCGTGCTCATCGTCATCCTCGCAGTGGTCAAGCCGTTCTAA
- the rho gene encoding transcription termination factor Rho translates to MHLKELKKTPPAELVSMAEELGVESASTLRKQDLLFAILKAQAENGEQIMGEGTIEVLPDGFGFLRSPQANYLAGPDDIYVSPNQVRKFGLRTGDTVEGEIRGPKDGERYFALTRLVSVNFDDPDAVRHRVNFDNLTPLYPESKLTLDTLDPTIKDKSARVIDIVAPQGKGQRALIVAPPRVGKTVLLQNIARAITENHPEVFLIVLLIDERPEEVTDMQRSVKGEVISSTFDEPAQRHVQVSEMVIEKAKRLVEHKKDVVILLDSITRLGRAYNTVVPSSGKVLTGGVDANALQRPKRFFGAARNIEEGGSLSIIATALIDTGSRMDEVIFEEFKGTGNSEIVLDRKVADKRIFPALDVGKSGTRKEELLVDKNKLSKMWVLRRILMQMGTIDAMEFLLDKMKDSKTNEDFFDSMNQ, encoded by the coding sequence ATGCATCTCAAGGAACTCAAGAAGACCCCGCCCGCCGAATTGGTCAGCATGGCCGAGGAGCTGGGTGTCGAAAGCGCTTCGACGCTCCGCAAGCAGGACCTGCTGTTCGCGATCCTCAAGGCCCAGGCCGAGAATGGCGAGCAGATCATGGGCGAGGGCACGATCGAAGTGCTCCCCGACGGGTTCGGTTTCCTGCGCAGCCCGCAAGCCAACTACCTCGCCGGCCCCGACGATATTTATGTCAGCCCCAACCAGGTCCGCAAATTCGGCCTGCGCACCGGCGACACCGTCGAAGGCGAGATCCGCGGCCCCAAGGACGGCGAGCGTTATTTCGCGCTGACCCGGCTGGTCTCGGTCAATTTCGACGATCCCGATGCTGTCCGCCATCGCGTCAATTTCGACAACCTCACGCCGCTTTACCCTGAGAGCAAGCTGACGCTCGACACGCTCGATCCGACGATCAAGGACAAGTCGGCGCGGGTGATCGACATCGTCGCGCCGCAGGGCAAGGGCCAGCGCGCGCTGATCGTCGCGCCGCCGCGGGTGGGTAAGACGGTTCTGCTCCAGAACATCGCCCGCGCGATCACTGAGAACCACCCCGAGGTGTTCCTGATCGTGCTGCTCATCGACGAGCGTCCCGAGGAAGTCACCGACATGCAGCGCAGCGTGAAGGGCGAGGTGATCTCCTCGACCTTCGACGAGCCGGCGCAGCGTCACGTCCAGGTCTCTGAAATGGTGATCGAAAAGGCCAAGCGCCTGGTCGAGCACAAGAAGGACGTGGTGATCCTGCTCGACTCGATCACGCGTTTGGGCCGCGCCTACAACACCGTCGTCCCGAGCTCCGGCAAGGTGCTAACCGGCGGCGTCGACGCCAACGCACTGCAGCGTCCGAAGCGCTTCTTCGGCGCCGCGCGCAACATCGAGGAGGGCGGTTCGCTCTCGATCATCGCCACGGCGCTGATCGACACGGGCAGCCGCATGGACGAAGTCATCTTCGAAGAATTCAAGGGTACCGGTAACTCGGAAATCGTCCTCGATCGCAAGGTGGCCGACAAGCGCATCTTCCCGGCGCTCGACGTCGGCAAGTCGGGTACGCGCAAGGAAGAGCTGCTCGTCGACAAGAACAAGCTGTCCAAGATGTGGGTGTTGCGCCGTATCCTCATGCAGATGGGTACGATCGATGCGATGGAGTTCCTGCTCGACAAGATGAAGGACTCGAAGACTAACGAGGACTTCTTCGACTCGATGAATCAGTAA
- a CDS encoding antibiotic biosynthesis monooxygenase, translated as MIVEHALLQVRAGEGTAFEAAMRQARPLIAASSGFVSIEVRPAAEHADRYLLRVVWTDIAAHRDGFRMSDRYQDWRKLLHGFYEPMPLVEYFGESIV; from the coding sequence GTGATCGTCGAACACGCCCTTCTCCAAGTCCGCGCAGGCGAAGGCACTGCCTTCGAAGCGGCAATGCGCCAGGCTCGGCCGCTGATCGCCGCATCGTCGGGCTTCGTCTCGATCGAGGTCCGCCCTGCCGCCGAACATGCGGACCGCTACCTACTTCGCGTCGTCTGGACCGATATCGCCGCGCATCGGGACGGCTTTCGTATGTCGGACCGCTATCAGGACTGGCGCAAGCTGCTCCACGGCTTCTATGAACCGATGCCGCTGGTCGAATATTTCGGGGAGTCGATCGTTTGA